GTGAGCCGACCGAACGCGCTTGGGCCGCCGATCTCGCGCCCGCGCATCTGCGCGGCACGGCGCTGGGCTGGTATCACGGCGCGATTGGGGTCGCGGCGTTGCCCGCAAGCCTCCTGTTCGGCTGGGTCTGGACCCAGTTCGGCGCGGCGGCGGGCTTCGGCATGGGCGCGGCACTCGCGGGTCTTGCTGCGGCGATGCTGTCGCGGGTGAAGGACCGGATTGCGGGCGAGTTCGGCCCCTGATGCATCGGCAGCCCTCGCGTTGCGCAAGGCTCGCCCCAGGCTTCGCCCGCCTTCGAAGAGAGCAGGCTTTGGGTCGCTACAACAGACAGCACCGGGACCGCGAGCGAAGTCCTGCCCCACGCCGGGCGGGCGCTACGATTCCCTGACGAACTCGGATTTTCGGGCGCCGCAAACCGGACAGACCCAGTCTTCGGGCAGTTCCGCGAAATGCGTGCCTGGCGGGACCCCGGCGTCCGGGTCGCCCTCGGCCGGGTCGTAGACATAGCCGCAAACGGGGCATACGTACTTCGGGGAACACTGAGGCGCGGCGCTGACCGGCTCTTCCTTGGCCGGCTCGATGTAGGTCGGCGCGTTCTTGGGCGCCTTGCCCTTCTTGACATCCCGGTAATACGCGTAGGACAGCGGCGCGGCGGCGTCATCAAGGACATCTCCATCCACCACTTCGCCGATGAAGAGCTGGTGCGTGCCGGTGTCAAGAGTCTGAGTCACGTTACATTCAAACCAGGCCAGTGTGTCTTGCAGCAAGATGGGCGCGCCGGTCCGGCCTA
The sequence above is drawn from the Candidatus Hydrogenedentota bacterium genome and encodes:
- a CDS encoding rubredoxin — encoded protein: MNREVFFKVSYGLYVVSSASGGRVNGYVANTVFQVTSKPARFAVACNKDNYTCRLIRESLAFAVSVLRQDASSETIGLFGYQSGSVADKYASVKHRIGRTGAPILLQDTLAWFECNVTQTLDTGTHQLFIGEVVDGDVLDDAAAPLSYAYYRDVKKGKAPKNAPTYIEPAKEEPVSAAPQCSPKYVCPVCGYVYDPAEGDPDAGVPPGTHFAELPEDWVCPVCGARKSEFVRES